The Lolium rigidum isolate FL_2022 chromosome 2, APGP_CSIRO_Lrig_0.1, whole genome shotgun sequence genomic interval CGTAACAAGGAGCTCAAGCAGGCGATGAGATTTCTCAGTGCACCTACATGCTCAAAACGAAAGAGAACAAGTATTTCAGTCAATGCATCTACAAGCACAATACCAAGTAACCAACTTAGTAATGAAACAAGGATATTAAGTATTCCTGTTTTGCCAATAGTAGGAATTGGTGGTGTTGGCAAAACTACTTTGGCGCAACATATCTGCAACCAAAATCAAGTGAAGTCCCACTTTGAAAGGATACTCTGGATTTGTGTCTCGGATGATTTTGATGTGAAAAGGTTAACCAAAGAGTTTATAGAGTCATGTTGCCACAAGAAGCCAACAAATGATAATTTGGATTCTCTTCAACGTGCTCTTTCTAACCATGTGAACAATAAGAGGTTATTGATTGTCCTCGATGACATGTGGGATGATGCCTTGAAGGAAAATATGCAGTGTTGGAAGAGGTTTTGTGCACCGTTATTAAGTGCCCAAGAGGGGAGTATGATGTTGGTCACCACTAGATGTCCCAAGGTTGCCGAGGGGGTCGGCACAATGGAACCCATTACATTAGAAGGTTTAAAGGAAGGTGTCTTTTGGAATTTCTTCAAACTATGTGCATTTGGATCTGAGAGTTCCAACAATGATCCTGAGTTAGAGGGCATTGGGAGAAACATAATTCCTAAATTAAAGGGATCTCCATTAGCTGCTAAAACTCTTGGACGCATGTTAAAAACGGACCTTCATGCATCACATTGGATATCTATACTTGAGAGTGAATTGTGGGAGCTGAGACAAGAGGTGACTGATATTTTGCCTGCCCTTAGGTTGAGCTACATGTATTTACCCTTCTATTTGAAGAGATGCTTCTCATTTTGTGCAGTGTACCCCAAAGATTACAAATTTAAAATGAATGATTTGTCTGAAATTTGGGTGGCAGAAGGCTTTGTGGAACCACATGGAGATAATTTCATCCAAAAAATTGGTCAACAATATTTTCAAGATCTCGTATCTCGGTCTTTCTTTCAAAAGGTCGGCGGTGGATACATAATGCATGACTTGTTGCATGACATGGCACAAAAAGTTTCGGAGCATGAGTGTTTTATCTTAAGAAACAAGAATGATTTCGATAAAGTTCCTCAGAGTGTTCGTCATATATATGTGCATCCTAGTAGTGACATTGACAATTCCAACCTTTTAAGCCTATGCAAGCACACAAAGCTGCGTACCATCATCTGCAAGAAGCAGTCCGGGCATAAAAGAAGTTCTGTAATGGACAACTGGTGTGGTAAACTATTGCGTATCCGTGTGATGTCTTGTGCCTCTACCAGTGAGTTACCAGATAGCATTGGCAACTTGAAGCATCTCCGGTACCTCAATATCTACAAAGGTAGTGCTTTGAGCATTCCTCCAACTTCCAGTTCTCTCTATAATTTGCAGATTTTGGATGTCAAAACATGCAAGATAGAAAGCTTGCCGGGTGACTTTAGTAACTTGAGGCATCTACAGAGATTTGTATCAAAAGGATTCTTGTATTATCCTATGTGTCTGTTCTGCATCGATGCAGCCAAGCAGGTACAAGAAGTTACATTAATGAAGAATCTGAACCAATTTCGTGGGGATTTGGAGATAATTAATGTTGACATGCTAAGTAAGGAGCATGCAGCGAAAACCCAACTAAAGAATAAGAAGTATCTTTACAAGTTGACACTTGAGTGGTCAGGAGGTTTCAGCGAGTCTCAGATCATGCAGCACAATGCGTTAGAACTGCTTCAAGTTCTGCAACCTCCTACAAGTCTCAGATCTCTGTTACTTAAGAATTATCCTGGTGTCTCTCTCCCAAGCTGGTTCCAGGCACAGATCATAAACTTAAATGATCCACCAACTGAAAGGTTTAGGGATCTGAGCTTCCTTGAAAAACTGAGTGTACGCGGTAGTTCAAAGATCCGCTCTCAAAGTTTGGCATCTCCGTCCCTTAAATGGCTCGAGCTGGGTGATTGCGGCAGTCTATTGGATAATATTGATTGCTGCTCCCTCACAAATGTTACTATATCATATTCCTCTGTCAGGTCCATCCAACCACAAATGTGGAGTCTTCCAGCTCTACAAGAGTTGAAATTTTATCGTTGCGAATCCCTTACATATATTGGAGTCTCCACTGTTCCCCCCCTTTGCGCAGGCACGGGCAACATCAGAGCATTCCCGAAGCTTACTTCGCTCGAAATTGAGGGCTGCGATAAATTGTCAATCGTTGATGGGCTCCTCACACAAGGATATCTACCCGCCATTGAGAGAATCCAAGTTAGATATTGTAACGAGTTAGTGTCCCTGACAGGAGAAGGGTTTGGAAGTTTTCCTTCTCTTAAACATCTGCATTTTTATTCATGCCCAAGTCTCAACTGGCAAAGGGTATTGGTGTTACCACCCTGTCTCCAATCTCTCGAGTTGAATTGTTGTGGGGATTTCTCTGCAAGTGTACCTGGATGCCTAGAAAACCTCACATCCCTCGTGTCACTGAGGATGGGTGGATGCTATGGTATCACATCCATTCCAACTAACATTTGGTGCAATGATCTTGCATTACTTGAGAATTTGGAATTTTCCTACTGTCCGAACCTAGTTTCAATCGGTGGAGCAAAAGCAGTTGCAAAAATAAAGAAGGTGATCATATACATGTGTCCAAATTTAGAGGAAGCAGAGCAGATCATGAGGAGAGTCTGACGGTACATGTGCTAGCATTGTTTCCCTTTCCAGATTTCATTACTTTTCTCTGTACTTTCTGAAAGAAAATCATTAACTTGAAACTCTGCAGGTCTTCACGGAGGACAGGAGCTGGAGCGCATGGCTTCTGGAATCTGGATGCAATCCCAATTTTTGCAGTTGACTATCGACCGGCAGATTCCCAGTTTGTACAGAGGCTAAACTTGCTGTTTCAAACACTTGGACCACTTCTTGCGATCGAGTAGCAACTTACAAGGCATGCATGACATTGTAAGTAACGTCCCTGAAAGGAGTTCCATAATTTATATTGTGTGTCAAATAAGTGAGACTAACACATGTGGCATACTGAAACTTGGTGTATGCCATGAATTTTGCTGAGAATTTATATATGTCATGTATAACTAGCTTCGGCCTAGTCTAGCAGGAAATCTATATACTTAGATGATATTTGTAAAGCCAAGAAATTGAATTATGGCGTCGGAGTTTTAGACTGATGCTATTTGGACATGAGGACAGAGCTTCAGACTTCAGAGTTCTGATGTTCAAAATGAATTGATTTACTATTGGCCAAGGCCAAATTTTGTGGCTATTTATGGTGCTATCCTGGGGTCAGCGTCAGTCATTCCCTGGTCTATGATATTCAGTACGTTGCACATTGTTACATTCAGAATGACATCCCAGTGGTCTATGCCACAAACAGATGAACTATAAGGCAAAGCGATGTTGGATTTTTCTCGACAAAGAAAGCGGTGTTGGCTGTATCCATTCCTGCAAGGTAATCTGAacttaagtatgagcggtagaaaTTTGATTTATTTCAGCGTTCTTTTAGCATATATATGTCATATGGTGTCTGTGTTATTTCGCTATAGACTTCAATCTGATTGTTCACGTGGTAGACACTGAAGGTCTCGCATAATAAGTTATGAGAAAATCAAATAGTACTAGCATAATAACTTATGGCAAAATCAAACAGTAATGTATACAACTTGTTCAAACAGCTGGTACAAAAGAGAGCCATCTCACCTCTAGCCAGAGCCATCCTCCACGACTGTTCCGACCATTGCATCCTTCCCATCATCCTCCCGTCCCTCTTTTTATTCGGCGCGGCAACACCGACGGTAGATGTCGAGCTCCGCTTCAGCCTCTCACTGCTCATGGCCGCGATATGGTCCAGTCCTGATGGGAAGGTGTCCTGATTGCCCACGTACCGCGCCCCTGAAGCGCCTGATCACATCGAGCGACAAGAATGGCAACCTCGGACTCGAGTTTGTAAAATGCGAGAGCAAGCCAGAGCTAGAAAAGGTGAGATCTGAGTTTTCCCTCTCCCAATTTCTTTTTATTGTcctcaatttttagattttcatctGATTTTGGGAATTAAGGTTAATCTCTCCTATTTCAGAATCTGGCCAAATGCGGGCATTTTGAGCGACTATAATGACCCCGTTTCTTTCATGTTACAGGATTATGGAGGATTCCATTGGTGATCTATCATACCTGTTTATGAAATAAAGAATGAATGCCCTTAGGGGTCTAGCTTCCCTTCCTTTCCTTGCCTGGAAGCTCTCTAAAGCTTTTTTGCTTTTCCGATGATGTTCCTAGCTACCTACTATGATGGTAGGGAAAGACTTTACTAAGTATTAGATAGGGCTAACGGGTTACATCAGGaggggtatatgagaaaaatgtCCAGGCCTCACGCGCGCAAAACAACATAATTGAAAGCTCTCGTCTCAGTCGCTCGCCTAAGAAAAGGTACAGGGTTGCTCCGTGATGACGAATAAGCAACCCAGCCCAATCCTTGCTTTCATAGAAAAAGGTGAATTTACTCTAATATTCGTTCAATGAATCCAAGGTGCTTTATGATATTAAGCAAGCTCCTCGTGTTTGCATATTAGTTGAAATCATGGGATGTGTTCCTCTCTAATGTCGACGAGTTTGGGGAATATACTCATGACAGATCCAATCGATATGATGGTTTTTTGTGCGCACTTTGATAGCGGGAGCAGCGCAGGTGTCCGGCTGTGTGTATCATATGTTCCACGTACTGTCTTGTATGATTTGTGGTGTTTTCGTGTGGCTTCCTGATGACGTTGGGTCTCCAAGGGCATCAAAGTATTTTCCCTCGACTCGAGAGTTTATATCGAACTTTCGGGGAACTGACAAAGAGcgttctctccctctcttcttataccaatcctgcaaagtaaaataaaagcctcgtgtccccaactccaccgtgtggttgtcaagcacaagttttcgcgtaagtaaataaaatacaagtaataataAAGCAAGTAAAACTAGATagaataaagtaactaagtaaaaaaaagtaaaatgattgattgtttttggtgttttggatgcaaataagaaaagtaaatatttttgttttttcggattaaaataatgcagcaaatagaaaaaaaaagataaaaataatataaaggtgtttcttatgataaaaagtggaccgggttcATGGTTTCACTTGACTATTTTCTttattaagttgtagtggacaatagtaattcatcaatgagatgtgaaaatgtaaaataataacatgtgaaagatacgcATTTATATGGGTATcaggtcctaacatagagatgatgcatctctcttatactacacaaagggaaaactccatgcaatcttgcattaagaattaacagagcatagccataagtattttgacatgatgtttgaatatcaaatatgctaccttgagcaAACAATATCATCACTTttatcacgtgacgaacatagcacatgcattcactttatccctagtggggtagcaaaagaaaaagaaaaccatAATAGACCATGAATttattgtcactattcaatcacgaaaaccatgctactccatcgaaTACATGCATCACCCCACAATCTCACAAGCCAATTTTGAGGGCACATATCCAACTCTCGAATCAGACTTCAGATCAATGAGCTCATCTAAAAATATAGCACTTTTGCTTGTCCAGTCATCTCGCGATCGATTTTATCAACCATTTCTTCTCATGTCTCAATCCTAACATACTCACCTTTCCAATCATCAAATGCTAACAAGGATACTTCTTGCTCTGGCCCCCAAACCACACTCTCTCCAATTTTCTCCACCAAATTCTTTActgcattctctcccatgctttgtAGTTCTTGGGGAGCAATGTCTACACATTCTACCCCCATTGTACCATCGTGTCTATCTCAATCTCCCTCATGCTTCCATTAACTAACATTGCATTAGAGGAAAATAATTTGATGCAAAATTCGAATTTCTATTGCTCAACCCCATCTCCCATGTTTTTGCCGGTCAATGTGAGCTAGCGGAAGCGAACAAGTAAATCAAACTGAAATTAAGTTGCAAGATAGGGACATACCGATTACAAACTCCCTCCAGCGGCTCCATCTCGTTCCCCTCGTTCAGCTACACTTGGCCTCCACAGTCTAGGGTTCAAATGACAACGCTCAGATCTAATTTGAGAAGGATTGGAGCAAAATTAGGGTGTCAAATGCCACTCACCATCTTCGCCGTAGAAAGAAAGCGCCATCGCCCCTCAAAAAGTTCCACCGCCACCGATGAGAAGGAGGGGTGATCTCCGCCGTCGCCACCGGGAAGCTACAGAACTAACGCGGGCATTCGGTCGGAAGCAGTTGGTTTGACTCGGCCGGTCAGGTGCTAATTAGTGTGTCGAATTAATCCTAACGTAAACATGAACTAACATAATTGGGCCGCTAACACCCAATTTATGGCCCGTGTGCCCCTGGGCTATTTCCTACCGCAGAAACATCGCATCTGAGATATTCTATCCAACGACGTCGCATTCCAGCCAATTCGCTGCAAATACGTAGTACAGGAGCTATTCACCCAATTTTAGTTTATGTTCTATGAGGTCACGGAAACTGATATGCTGTCATGCAATTCACAGCGTTAGTGATTTCGTCTTGGGCAAGTTATTTATTTACTTATTATAGAGGAATAATACACGAAAAGTGTCTCTGGCTCCCAAGCACCACTGAACCAGAGAACCCTTgaattagcaaaaaaaaaaaaatcctcaaaTAGGAAAGCTCATCTGCCCCGAGAACTAGGAAGACGGGATAACTTCTTAAAACCTCAACTTGTTCAGTGACGTCATGGACACTACTGCATTTGTGGAAGCTGCAACCTTAATTTGCAACAGCAAATATTTATCTGAAACAATCTGATTCTCCTAACGAGAGTGGTAGGTAGGTAGCAAATTTTAACTCTGTATGTTTCACATTGGGTAGTCCTAGTCCATCTATTCTGTTCAATCTAGGCTGATCCAAGTCACATGAACCTTATGGACACACTGTACAGATCAAATATCACCCAAATTGACCAAAATGCAAATTACATGACTACAAAGTTCTCTTCAATGATATATTCTTATAAAGGACATAAGTAATGCGGTGATAAAAAATAAAGAATGATATGTTTTTTTTTGCTTAAACTGATATCATTCATAGATGGCGAGAGTAAGTACAGCATTGTAAGCAATGCACCACAGAGTATATATGACTTCTTTATGATCTAAGACTTTGCCGATCTATAGCTCTGTTTCCTTGCCATGCATGAATAAAGCCATGCTATATCATGATCATCTTTGGCAGACAAATCCATACCTTTTGTGCCTAAATAACATGAACTTCTTAAACATCCAGAGGGTATTTTAGTTAAGCTCCTTGTTGCTTGAAAACTCTCTTATCCGCCAATGGCATGTATGGAAAAGACAAATATATGTAGTCTTTAGGTCCTGTGGGTAAGCAGCCCAAGTCTTATACCAAAAAGCAGGTAAAGGCtcatcccccccccccacctcgcTCTCCTCTAGCTACAGTACCTGAGCATGTCTTTTCTCTCACCGGGCCTCTCCCTTCTCCTCTCCGCCGGagtagccggccggagatggcacCGGAGTAGGTAGGTTAGTTAGGGTTTGCGGCAGCTTGCCGGTAGTGGGCTTGCCGGTAGTGGGTTGTTTGCCCGGTAGTGGAAGCGTACGGCGAGATATGGCCGCCTGGATCTCACCTTCTTTAGGGTCGAtctggtttcttctccttctccggtggtcggaggggaGAGGGAAGCAGGAGGCACACGCTTCCTTCAATAAAGTTTCGGCGGTCTTCTTCCTGTTGCAGTGCGGAAGCGGCGGGTGGCGCCTTctcctggccggccttggaggCGAGGGGGATGGGTGCGCATGCCGGGGAACATCGACGTCCACAagctcctggccggccgtggaggcgaggaggagcacaGCCACGTCGTCACCATCCTCTCTTCTTCTTGGAGGGTGTATCTCTGCTGCTTCTGCTGTGGAGGTAGCACATCGATGTTGTTCCTCTCGActggccatggaggcgagggcgAGGACGGCAAGGATGCTGCTGCTTCCCCATGCTCGAAGCGGCGCCACAAGTGCGTGCCCAAGAGGTGCTATGGAGCtgcgtcctcctcgtcgacgcTGTTGCTGACGCGGTGTTCTTCCAGGGAAGCACACCAACGGGGGACTTTTGCCGACGTCACCGGCCTGCCCCTGCTTCATATGTCCGATTGGCGGCCCTTCTCCTGGAGATCTGACTTCCCAAAGACCAAGCAGTCCAAGGGGAAGAGCTACCGCTTCCGCCACGAAGCTGGACCGAGCGGTTCATCCCCGGCGCCGGTGTTCGTCCTAAGGCGGAGCAACTCGACGGCGACGTCTTTTCGTGGTGCAGAGAGTCAAGGACCTGATTGCCTTTTCCTATATTCTCGCGAGGTCTTCTCTGTAATAGTTACGTCCTTATCTAGAAATCCCCTGAACTGTTGGGGCTTTTCTGCATTTTGTACCCACCGCCTGTTTAATACTAGCAGCTTctagggtctttggaccctaaccttgttcaaaaaaaaaaagcagcccAAGTCTTCGATCTTGGAGCTATATATCGAAATGATAGGCCACTACCTTTTGAATGGTGTATGGAAGAAGACAACCTTTTCATTCGGATGAAATCCAAGCACAGAGTATCTGATATGGCTTTGTTCCGACCCATCTTCAGTACCTGTCGCATTGCTTCTGTCATCTTCATCACAGTTAGCACATTGCAGGGACTAGCGCGCAATCCTATCTCTCTCCCCCTCCCTCTCTGCTACAGTAGCTACAGAAGCTTTTGAGAAGACCGGCCCGATCCCGAGCCCCTCCGGCGGCGAtgccggccggaggaggcggaggggagGCGCCGGAGTAGTTTTCCTAGGATAGGAGTAGTCTTCCCGGCGGTTTGCCGGTTAGTTTGAGGAGGTGAAGCTCTGGTTTCCCGGCCAGATCCAGGGCTGGCTTGTGCTGGAGGTGCTCCTTGCTGCTCCGGCGGTCGGAGTCCAAGGCACCTCTACCTCGACGGACCTCCGCAATAAGGCTCTTGCTCCGCCTCTCGACCTTATCGTGGCGACATTCTTCcgctcctggccggccttggtggcgaggaggaTCGGCAGGAGTCGTCCTCGGGGCTCGATCTAGCGGTGGCAGGGGCTGAGTGCCCGTTGGTGCTCTGGCGCGGCACCATCTGGCTTGTCGCCGGCTACCTCCCTCCAGATCCATGGTGGATCTTGATCTGGAACTTGCCAGCGGCTAGGCCCTTCGATAAGGCGCATAGGAGTCTGCAGTTGAAAAAGAAGATGGCCTCCTTGCCtctttggccggccatggtggcgggggAGGTGGGCATGGAGGCGGACAGCTGGATTTCTTCCGACCTGACCGGCCGTGGAGGCAAGGGGGCGGGAGATGCTATGCAGGCCGTGCTTCTCCCTCTAGCTGATGACGCTGTCTCGTCGCTGCAGGCTCTCTTTCTCGCTTGATCAAGCCCCATGGTGGTGGTTTGGCCGCGGGAATCGATTGTTGGCGGCGATGGTTTCGTTGAGGAGCTCCTCTCCGACGTGTTTTCTCCTCGTCGGACCAAAAGACAGTAGGGCTGTCGCTCCGTCGCTGCTGCTCCGGCCAACGGTGCTCCTGTGCTTCGTCTCCAAGTGACTCGTTCCCCGGCGGCGATGTTGCAGTCCTTTGGAGGAGCtcgatctggaggaggaggatggaggACTTGATCGCGTTTTTGCTTTTCCTCTAGGGCCATCGTTGCTTAATTCCTAGACCCCTATGTAAATCTTTGTATTTCTTAGGGTTATCTTGTATTCCAGTTAATCAATAGCAGCTTTTGTCGGGTGATTTCCACCCGATgacctttcaaaaaaaaagcacATTGCAGGGTCGAAGGACTATCATTGTGTTCCCAGGAGAAATTTGCTAGAAGAGCATGAAGATTGACGTCACACCTCAACATCCAGTGTATCTAATCACGTGCTTCATCAAGGTACCAAATCTGAAGTCCATGGCATCATGACCATTACAGAGTGCACAATACACCCCGTTCTCTGATTTTCCTAAACAAAGGCAAAACCAATTCTGCCGAATACTCTCTGGCAGCTCAATTGCTTGGTACTTTTGACttgagaatattattctgcagaaATTAAAGCATTAGTAAAGTTAGACTAACAACTGGCTATATCAAAACAGAACCGAAATAAGGTGGCATCTAAGATGCGAATACCAAGTGCCTCATGATGAAATCATACTGCCAGGGGTGCTTGGATGGGAAAGCCTCCAACATATAGCCAATGGTCCGTGCCGCCTCCCCTTCATGAACAAAAGGCCTCTCCTCCCACTGATGATTTGTCCTCGATGAGAGGACAAGCGAGACGAATGTCGACGGTAGCCATTCTCTTTCTTATGTGAGGGGCCACCAAATGGGAGCTACCAAGCCATGGAATCCAAGGAACACTCCTGACTAATAAGACCTCATAGCATGGCGACTCGGTAGGATCAAACACAAAGTATTGTTCATAGCAATCCATGCAACGCAGCCAACGCTCGACATCACACATGTCCTCCATGCCTGGGGTGCACATGAGCGGGGGGAGGAGGTAAGCGCGCCCACTCTCGCGTGGCTGGATTA includes:
- the LOC124691572 gene encoding disease resistance protein RGA2-like, with protein sequence MSLRTAIGAISALNEFSTFFQWAKCAISSLHYVWSGSQEKDIQDQLFQLESVLQRLRDTLPAMYNLIDRAEWRSHQHCVAELLPKLKDAVYDADDLLDEFSWHELKVQLEGNATESAIIEFFHTVVQGSFNKLTDVQGRLDHLSSQLEKLGLREVRQQFDKAVRPETSSLPNEAKTFGRNKELKQAMRFLSAPTCSKRKRTSISVNASTSTIPSNQLSNETRILSIPVLPIVGIGGVGKTTLAQHICNQNQVKSHFERILWICVSDDFDVKRLTKEFIESCCHKKPTNDNLDSLQRALSNHVNNKRLLIVLDDMWDDALKENMQCWKRFCAPLLSAQEGSMMLVTTRCPKVAEGVGTMEPITLEGLKEGVFWNFFKLCAFGSESSNNDPELEGIGRNIIPKLKGSPLAAKTLGRMLKTDLHASHWISILESELWELRQEVTDILPALRLSYMYLPFYLKRCFSFCAVYPKDYKFKMNDLSEIWVAEGFVEPHGDNFIQKIGQQYFQDLVSRSFFQKVGGGYIMHDLLHDMAQKVSEHECFILRNKNDFDKVPQSVRHIYVHPSSDIDNSNLLSLCKHTKLRTIICKKQSGHKRSSVMDNWCGKLLRIRVMSCASTSELPDSIGNLKHLRYLNIYKGSALSIPPTSSSLYNLQILDVKTCKIESLPGDFSNLRHLQRFVSKGFLYYPMCLFCIDAAKQVQEVTLMKNLNQFRGDLEIINVDMLSKEHAAKTQLKNKKYLYKLTLEWSGGFSESQIMQHNALELLQVLQPPTSLRSLLLKNYPGVSLPSWFQAQIINLNDPPTERFRDLSFLEKLSVRGSSKIRSQSLASPSLKWLELGDCGSLLDNIDCCSLTNVTISYSSVRSIQPQMWSLPALQELKFYRCESLTYIGVSTVPPLCAGTGNIRAFPKLTSLEIEGCDKLSIVDGLLTQGYLPAIERIQVRYCNELVSLTGEGFGSFPSLKHLHFYSCPSLNWQRVLVLPPCLQSLELNCCGDFSASVPGCLENLTSLVSLRMGGCYGITSIPTNIWCNDLALLENLEFSYCPNLVSIGGAKAVAKIKKVIIYMCPNLEEAEQIMRRV